In Thermofilum pendens Hrk 5, the sequence ATGATATACTTCAGGTACTTGTTACTCTCGCCGTGCCCTAAGTCTACAGCGATCGTAACTGGCTGGGCGGCAACGTTGCCTGCGAGGGCTACGAGAACGAACAAGGCTACAAGTACCAGCAGGAGGTTCCTGTTGCTCATGCTTATCAAGAAGAAGACTCCCGGGGTATATATAAATAAAACGCTTTATTTTATAGCTACTCCCTGCGCCTCCTCAGCAACGCCACTACAAGGATTGCCGCCGCGACTACAACTAGCGAAGCCCCCACGAGTAGGAGTGGCGATAAGGGTTGCGCAGGCTTCACCTCCTGTGCAGGCGGTTGCTCGGCTACCGGTGGTTGTTGCGTCTGCGGAGGAGTGGACGGTTGCTGGGTCTGGTTAGCCGGAGGCTGCTGGGGCACCTGTTGCTGTGGCGGAGCTTCGTAGCTCACGGTGTACTCTCCGGCCGCCTGGTTCCCGCTCCAGTCGTAGGCCGTGAACTTTAGCTTTACGCTCTGCACGTTTTCGAGGGGCGGGATTGTCAGCTTGTAAACGTAGGAAGTCACGGGCGCCGCGATCGTCGTGGGAGAGTAGAGCTGAGGCGTTAGCTGGTACTCCTTGCCTCCCGCGGTGTAGCTAGCCGTGAAGTTCTTTACGCCCCACCCTTGGTCGCTCACCTCTACGAAGAGGTTGACTGTGGAGCCCGGCTGGGGCTTCTCTGGGAGCATCATCTTCACCTTTATGCTCGGCGGTTGCGTGTCGGGAGAGTTGTAGACAGCTACTTCGAGCCTACCCTTGTACGGCAGCTTTACGTGGAGAGCCAGGTAGACTTTATCGCGGACTACGAGCTTGTCGAGAAGCTGGAGGTCCGCCCCTCCCTCGGCTCTCAGAACCTTGACGTTGACGTCCCCGGCCCACGGCAGGCACCACACGACGTTGTTCTCGAGGTTGAGGTACGGCAACCTGTTCTCCACGGTGAAGACGTACGCGTTCCCCGACTGCAGGAACACTGCAGGCGTGAATACCTGGTTCGATACGCCGTAGTTGTTCCTAGGCGGGTATATGCCCACCGGGATAGAGTTCTGCGCGAGCTTTCTCGTGTCGTTGGCAAACCCTATGAACGTGCTCGGCTTTACCGGGAAGTCGAGTGCGCCGCTCGAGAGGTCTAGCACGTAGTAGTCGAGCCCATCGTATATCGCTGAACCCATTCCGAGGGTGGTTATCGTGATGAAGTACGTCGTAGAGCCCGTCCTCGTGCTAGTATACTTGACGAAGAGATCCCTGTGGACGTGCCCCGAGAACACGTAGTTGACCCTGTAGTCCTCCACCATTCTGAGGAAGGTTCTAACGGCCTCCATGTTCGTGCTCCAGTACGAGGATACCGGCGAGTTCGGGTTCTTCTGGGGGTCGTAGGGAGCGATGACGTTTTGGTCGTCGTAGCGCGTCTTCAGCTCTCCCTGGAAGTAGAACACGGGGTGGTGGACTAGGACTATCTTCACGGGGACCGCCTTGTTGCTCTCGAGAACCTGCCCCGCCCACTGGAGTTGCTCCATGGGCGGGTAGCCCTGCTCCGGCGAGAAGAGTCCTACCACGAGGAGCTTGTCGCCGATGAGCCTGTACCAGTAGGTGTCCCCGTAGTATTTGTAGAAGTTGTCGGGCGGGTGGTCGTGGTTGCCGGGGACGGCGAATATCGGGAAGCTGTAGAGGAACGCCTGCTCGTACGAGACCGCCTGCGCGTACTGGTCCTCCGAGGCTGTGTCGGCTATGTCCCCCGTATCTATTACCAGGTCGGGCCCGAGGAGCGATGCCACTAGGTAGCCGGCGAAGCGGTTCATGTCCCCGGTTATCACGTCTGGTTGCCCGGCTCCGTAGTGCTGGTCGCTTACGTGGACTATTCTCAGCTTCGTGGGGGTGCTCGGAAGCACCCAGACGCTTCTAGGCATCTCCACGGTAGACTGCCCCTTAATCACCAGGTCGTAGAGCCCTCCCTCGACGTTCGAAGGCAATGTAACGGTATACGTAGACCCGGACCCGCTGACGCTCACGGTGTAGTTCCTTATCTTCAGGCCGGAGTCGTAAACCACGGTGTATATGTAGGCAGAGGCTACTGCTCCGGGCTGGTACCCATCCTTGAAGACTACCTGGAAGGAGCCACCCGGGAAGACAACCGCCGGCTTCCCGAGGCCGACGTTCTTAGCCGGGGCTACTGTGGAGAGCTTGAGAATACCCGGTAGCTGTGGTTGAGCCCAGGCTATCGGCGCCGCGGGGAGTAGTAGAACTACGAGGATGAAGGCGATGAGGAGTCCGCAGGTTTTTCTAAGGGCTTTTTCGCTCCTCATACAAACCTATAAGCGCTTTGCAACATTTATTCATTGCTTTACAATCTTCTCGAGCGCTATCCTTGAAACTGAAAACGCTAGACCCTCGGGGTCTACCCATACGGGGTACACGCTGCTCCTCCCGAAGGCGTAGTCGCCGGTAAGCCTGGAGACGTACGGCTTTACGAGGGGGAAGCTGTCCCCCAGGAGTCTGGCTACCCCTTCTCGTATCCCTGCGGGAACCCTTTCCCTCGGGATCTCCTCCAGGAGGTTACCTAAGACAGACCTCAACCTCGCCGTCCAGACATCCGCGACGAAGCCGTTGTACAGCTCGCCCGGCGAGGAGAGGTAGCCCGGGATCGCGCCTATGTCCAGGCTTACCTCGCCCTTCTCGGAGACGTAAGCTACCCTACCGCAGTCCACCGTGTATACTCTTAGGCATACGATGTAGCCTCCCGAGAGGTTCCTGGCGGCCGTTACTCTGAAGTAAGCCCTCCTACCCTCGTATAGCACCGAAACCGTCCTGCTACCCGTCTTCACAGGGGTTATGGGGAGCCCTGCGAGCGCGGCTTTCACGAGCGCCTCCACGGCTATCTCCGACAGGCTTCTCCCAACGATGGACTCTACGAGACCCGCTACGTCGTCGCCCGAAGCCTGCACACCTTTCCAGGTAACCCTCAAAGCTTTATCTTTTCCCATGGAGGTTCAACAGAGTCGAGATCCTGCGACTTTACCTCCACCGCGAGCTCCCGCACGTAGTCCGGAAGCAACCCCATGTAGTTCCTATACCTTGAATCGCCTAGAACTATGACCGCTTGGTCCCTCGGGCTTCTCAACGCCCTCCCGATAGCCTGGCTAGCCCTCCTCAGGGCTGGGTACACGTACGCGTAAAGCCTCCCCTTCTCGGGGCCGTAGAGCTCCTCGTAGTACTTTATGTATAGGTTTGTCTTCGTCGTAGGCTTCTCGAACGGGATACCCGCCAGGAAGACGCACATTAGCTCCTCTCCCGGGAAGTCCGCGCCCTCTGCGAACCTGCCTCCCATCGGGGCCAGGAGGAGCCCCCTCCCCTCCGCGGCGAGGTTTTTGAACTTCTCGAGAGCTGCGCCTGCCTCCTGCCCGGACATATCCCTCCGCTCAACGACAACCTCGTAGCCGAGCCTTTCGGCCTCCTCCTTTAAGCCAGCCTCGAGAAGCCTCTGCAGAACCCTGTAGCTAGCAGTGAACACGGCGCTGTTCCTCTTAACCCTGCCTAAAACCCTGCCGACAGCCGAGACGTACCTCTCGGCCATCTCCTCGGAGAGCTCCTCACCCCGCGTCGTCAGGTCCTTTACGAGGTAGACAGAGGCGTTTGTCTCGTCGTAGGGGCTCGGAACGGTTACCGGGGTGTAGTCGCTTAACCCCACAGTCTCGGCGAAGGCTTCGATCGGCGAGAGAGTCCCGGACATGAAGATCACCCTTCTAAACCTCCTCCAGACGCCCGAGAGTATCTCCCCGGACCTCATGTCCCATATATTGAGGTGGACTCTGCCGTCGACCTTCTCGGCTATGAGCGCTATGCCCTTCACGCCTTCGAGGTCGACGGCCTTCCGGAGGAATTCCGCCAAGTGGTGGGCGCTACTGCGGGGCCTCGCGCCGCTCCTGTACCTCTTCTCCCTGACAAGTTCGCCGAGCCGCAGAGTCTTTTCGATGATGTCTTCGTCGAAGCCGTCGAGGAGGTCCTCCGCACGGAAGACCTCGGACCCCTCCTCCGGTAGGGAGCCGTACTTCTCCCTAACCTTCGCCTCGAGCGCCTCCACGAACCCGTACACCTCTTCGTCCCCCATCTCGGCGGCTTCCTCCTTGGCCCTCGCGATAGTCCCCTCCGTCACGGTGTCTCCGCCGAGGTTGAGTTCTTGGAGGTTGTGCGCCTCGTCGACTACGAGTATGGACTGGCTAGTCGGGAAAGCTCCTCTAAGGGTCCACGAGAGATCTTCGTCCACGACGTAGTTGTAGCTCAGGGCGACGAGGTCCGCGACTTTGAGCAACTCCCGCTGGAGGAAGTACGGGCAGACCCCCTCTCTTCTCGCCCACTCGAACACATCCCTGTAAGTTAGGGCGCCCCTCTCAAGGAGCTCGGAGTAGTCCACGCCTTCCTGCAGCCTCCTGTAGTACTTGCACCTCCTCCTTTCGCGGCTACATATGTACGATACCTCGCTGTAGTCGAGTTGCCCGCCCCTCTCCCCGGCCAGCAGGCACATGTCCTTCTTCCCGCGCAACCCGACTGCGACGAACCTCGCGCCCGACTTCTCCCTGAAGACCCTGAACTCCTCGACCGGCCTGTCGGTCTCGCTACCCGTCCTCACCGCCCATACGACCCTCCCCCCGCGCTCCATGAATGGTAGAAGGGCGTAGATGACGACCGGTGTCTTGCCGAAGCCCGTAGGCGCCTCCAGCACGACGTTCCCGCGTTTCAACAGCTCTACGATCTTCTCGGCAACCTCCAGCTGGTGCCTCCTGGGCTTGTAGGGAAACGCGTACCTGCCGGTAACCAAGCCTACCGGCTATCCCGTGCACGCCACCTTAAAAACGTAACGAACTCGTTGAAAGCCTCCGACTGCCAAATTCTTAGCACAAGGTTTTTACACTTTGGGGAGATGCGTTTTTCGCGCGTCGGGGAGGAACGTGAAGGCTA encodes:
- a CDS encoding ATP-dependent DNA helicase — translated: MVTGRYAFPYKPRRHQLEVAEKIVELLKRGNVVLEAPTGFGKTPVVIYALLPFMERGGRVVWAVRTGSETDRPVEEFRVFREKSGARFVAVGLRGKKDMCLLAGERGGQLDYSEVSYICSRERRRCKYYRRLQEGVDYSELLERGALTYRDVFEWARREGVCPYFLQRELLKVADLVALSYNYVVDEDLSWTLRGAFPTSQSILVVDEAHNLQELNLGGDTVTEGTIARAKEEAAEMGDEEVYGFVEALEAKVREKYGSLPEEGSEVFRAEDLLDGFDEDIIEKTLRLGELVREKRYRSGARPRSSAHHLAEFLRKAVDLEGVKGIALIAEKVDGRVHLNIWDMRSGEILSGVWRRFRRVIFMSGTLSPIEAFAETVGLSDYTPVTVPSPYDETNASVYLVKDLTTRGEELSEEMAERYVSAVGRVLGRVKRNSAVFTASYRVLQRLLEAGLKEEAERLGYEVVVERRDMSGQEAGAALEKFKNLAAEGRGLLLAPMGGRFAEGADFPGEELMCVFLAGIPFEKPTTKTNLYIKYYEELYGPEKGRLYAYVYPALRRASQAIGRALRSPRDQAVIVLGDSRYRNYMGLLPDYVRELAVEVKSQDLDSVEPPWEKIKL
- a CDS encoding metallophosphoesterase family protein, coding for MRSEKALRKTCGLLIAFILVVLLLPAAPIAWAQPQLPGILKLSTVAPAKNVGLGKPAVVFPGGSFQVVFKDGYQPGAVASAYIYTVVYDSGLKIRNYTVSVSGSGSTYTVTLPSNVEGGLYDLVIKGQSTVEMPRSVWVLPSTPTKLRIVHVSDQHYGAGQPDVITGDMNRFAGYLVASLLGPDLVIDTGDIADTASEDQYAQAVSYEQAFLYSFPIFAVPGNHDHPPDNFYKYYGDTYWYRLIGDKLLVVGLFSPEQGYPPMEQLQWAGQVLESNKAVPVKIVLVHHPVFYFQGELKTRYDDQNVIAPYDPQKNPNSPVSSYWSTNMEAVRTFLRMVEDYRVNYVFSGHVHRDLFVKYTSTRTGSTTYFITITTLGMGSAIYDGLDYYVLDLSSGALDFPVKPSTFIGFANDTRKLAQNSIPVGIYPPRNNYGVSNQVFTPAVFLQSGNAYVFTVENRLPYLNLENNVVWCLPWAGDVNVKVLRAEGGADLQLLDKLVVRDKVYLALHVKLPYKGRLEVAVYNSPDTQPPSIKVKMMLPEKPQPGSTVNLFVEVSDQGWGVKNFTASYTAGGKEYQLTPQLYSPTTIAAPVTSYVYKLTIPPLENVQSVKLKFTAYDWSGNQAAGEYTVSYEAPPQQQVPQQPPANQTQQPSTPPQTQQPPVAEQPPAQEVKPAQPLSPLLLVGASLVVVAAAILVVALLRRRRE